One segment of Sphaerodactylus townsendi isolate TG3544 linkage group LG17, MPM_Stown_v2.3, whole genome shotgun sequence DNA contains the following:
- the LINGO1 gene encoding LOW QUALITY PROTEIN: leucine-rich repeat and immunoglobulin-like domain-containing nogo receptor-interacting protein 1 (The sequence of the model RefSeq protein was modified relative to this genomic sequence to represent the inferred CDS: deleted 2 bases in 1 codon) yields MPVKDRMVAGELSMYSPILACWQPILILMLGSILSGSATGCPPRCDCSAQERSVLCHRKRFLMVPEGIPTETKLLDLGKNRIKTLNPDEFANFPHLEELELNENIISAIEPGAFNNLFNLRTLGLRSNRLKLIPIGVFTGLSNLTRLDISENKIVILLDYMFQDLYNLKSLEVGDNDLVYISHRAFNGLNSLEQLTLEKCNLTTIPTEALSHLHSLIVLQLRHLNINAIRDYSFKRLYRLKVLEISHWPYLDTMTSNCLYGLNLTSLSITHCNLTSVPYISLRHLVYLRFLNLSYNPITMIEGSMLHDLLRLQEIQLVGGQLAVVEPYAFRGLNYLRILNVSGNLLNTLEESTFHSVGNLETLIIDNNPLACDCRLLWIFRRRWRLNFNKRQPTCATPEFVQGKEFKDFSEALLPNYFICRRSRIRDRKPQQIFVDEGHTVQFVCRADGDPPPTIMWLSPRKHLISTKTNGRLTVFPDGTLEVRYAQIQDNGTYLCIASNAGGNDTMLAHLHVRSYSPDWPHQPNKTFAFISNQPNESDANSTRATVPFPFDIKTLIIATTMGFISFLGVVLFCLVLLFLWSRGKGNTKHNIEIEYVPRKSDAGISSAADAPRKFNMKMI; encoded by the exons GTGAAAGATAGGATGGTGGCGGGCGAGTTGAGCATGTATAGCCCAATCCTAGCCTGCTGGCAGCCGATTCTCATCTTGATGCTGGGATCCATCCTCTCCGGCTCCGCCACGGGCTGCCCGCCCCGCTGCGACTGCTCTGCTCAGGAACGCTCCGTGCTGTGCCATCGGAAGCGGTTCTTGATGGTGCCCGAGggcatccccacggagaccaaaCTGTTGGACCTGGGCAAGAATCGCATCAAGACTCTCAACCCGGACGAGTTTGCCAATTTTCCTCACTTGGAGGAGCTGGAGCTGAACGAGAACATCATCAGCGCCATCGAGCCGGGCGCTTTCAACAACCTCTTCAACCTCAGGACTCTGGGTCTCCGGAGCAACCGGCTCAAGCTGATCCCCATCGGGGTCTTCACGGGACTCAGCAATCTGACCAGGTTGGACATTAGCGAGAACAAAATTGTGATCCTTCTAGATTATATGTTCCAGGACTTGTACAACCTCAAGTCTTTGGAGGTCGGGGACAACGACCTGGTTTACATCTCCCACCGGGCCTTTAACGGCCTCAATAGCTTGGAACAACTGACCTTGGAGAAATGCAACTTGACCACCATCCCTACGGAGGCGCTCTCTCATTTGCACAGCCTCATCGTGCTGCAGCTGCGCCACCTGAACATCAACGCCATCAGGGATTACTCGTTTAAGAGGCTGTACAGACTCAAagtcctggagatctctcactggCCGTATCTAGACACCATGACGTCCAATTGCCTGTATGGGCTGAACTTAACGTCCTTGTCCATCACCCACTGCAACCTGACTTCCGTCCCTTATATCTCCTTGAGGCACCTGGTTTATCTCAGGTTCCTGAACCTGTCCTACAACCCCATCACCATGATCGAAGGCTCCATGCTTCACGACCTACTCAGGCTGCAGGAGATACAGCTGGTCGGGGGCCAGCTGGCGGTGGTGGAACCGTACGCTTTCCGGGGCCTCAACTACTTGCGCATCTTGAACGTTTCGGGGAACCTTCTGAACACCTTGGAAGAGTCGACCTTCCACTCGGTCGGGAACCTAGAAACACTCATCATCGACAACAACCCCTTGGCTTGCGACTGCCGGCTCCTTTGGATTTTCCGACGGCGCTGGAGGCTGAATTTTAACAAACGGCAGCCCACCTGCGCCACGCCCGAGTTTGTCCAGGGGAAAGAGTTCAAGGATTTTTCCGAGGCGCTCCTGCCCAACTACTTCATCTGCCGCCGGTCCCGGATACGGGACCGCAAGCCCCAGCAGATCTTTGTGGACGAAGGCCACACGGTGCAGTTCGTCTGCCGCGCGGATGGCGACCCGCCTCCCACCATTATGTGGCTCTCTCCGAGGAAACACCTCATCTCTACCAAAACCAACGGGCGGCTGACCGTCTTCCCCGATGGCACGCTGGAGGTGCGCTATGCCCAGATCCAGGACAACGGCACCTACCTATGCATCGCCAGTAACGCTGGTGGCAATGATACCATGTTGGCGCACTTGCACGTCCGCAGTTACTCCCCAGACTGGCCCCACCAGCCCAATAAGACCTTCGCTTTCATCTCCAACCAGCCCAACGAGAGTGACGCTAACAGCACGCGCGCCACCGTGCCTTTCCCCTTTGACATCAAGACCCTCATCATCGCCACCACTATGGGGTTCATCTCTTTCCTGGGGGTCGTCCTCTTCTGCCTGGTGCTCCTCTTCCTGTGGAGCAGGGGCAAAGGAAACACCAAGCACAATATC GAGATCGAATACGTCCCGCGCAAATCCGACGCGGGCATCAGTTCCGCCGCCGACGCGCCGCGCAAGTTCAACATGAAAATGATCTGA